A window from Leifsonia shinshuensis encodes these proteins:
- the rplC gene encoding 50S ribosomal protein L3, protein MPNSNSAAHDTKTSKGLLGKKLGMTQVWDENNKLIPVTVIEITPNVVTQVRTPEADGYNAVQIAYGQIDPRKVNKPSAGHFDKAGVTPRRHLTEVRTADAAEYAAGQELTVDGTFEIGQLVDVVGTSKGKGFAGVMKRHNFQGVSASHGAHRNHRKPGSIGASSTPSRVFKGMRMAGRMGGERVTVLNLKVQGIDAEKGLLLVKGAVPGARGRIVFVRNAVKGA, encoded by the coding sequence ATGCCTAACTCCAACAGCGCAGCGCACGACACCAAGACCTCCAAGGGTCTCCTCGGCAAGAAGCTCGGCATGACCCAGGTCTGGGACGAGAACAACAAGCTCATCCCCGTCACGGTCATCGAGATCACGCCGAACGTCGTGACCCAGGTCCGCACCCCCGAGGCCGACGGCTACAACGCCGTCCAGATCGCCTACGGCCAGATCGACCCCCGCAAGGTCAACAAGCCGTCCGCCGGTCACTTCGACAAGGCGGGCGTCACCCCGCGTCGTCACCTCACCGAGGTCCGCACCGCCGACGCCGCCGAGTACGCGGCCGGCCAGGAGCTCACCGTCGACGGCACCTTCGAGATCGGCCAGCTGGTCGACGTCGTGGGTACCTCGAAGGGCAAGGGCTTCGCCGGTGTCATGAAGCGCCACAACTTCCAGGGCGTCTCCGCTTCGCACGGTGCGCACCGCAACCACCGCAAGCCGGGCTCCATCGGCGCCTCCTCGACCCCCAGCCGTGTCTTCAAGGGCATGCGCATGGCCGGTCGCATGGGTGGCGAGCGCGTCACCGTCCTGAACCTCAAGGTGCAGGGCATCGACGCCGAGAAGGGCCTGCTGCTGGTCAAGGGCGCCGTTCCCGGCGCTCGTGGCCGCATCGTTTTCGTCCGCAACGCAGTGAAGGGGGCCTAA
- the rpsJ gene encoding 30S ribosomal protein S10, with protein sequence MAGQKIRIRLKSYDHEVIDTSARKIVDTVTRAGATVVGPVPLPTEKNVVVVIRSPHKYKDSREHFEMRTHKRLIDIIDPTPKAVDSLMRLDLPADVNIEIKL encoded by the coding sequence ATGGCGGGACAGAAGATCCGCATTCGGCTTAAGTCGTATGACCACGAGGTCATCGACACCTCGGCGCGCAAGATCGTCGACACGGTGACCCGTGCAGGCGCGACCGTCGTCGGCCCGGTGCCCCTTCCCACCGAGAAGAACGTGGTGGTCGTCATCCGTTCGCCCCACAAGTACAAGGACAGCCGCGAGCACTTCGAGATGCGCACGCACAAGCGGCTGATCGACATCATCGACCCGACGCCGAAGGCCGTCGACTCGCTCATGCGTCTCGACCTGCCCGCCGACGTCAACATCGAGATCAAGCTCTAA